The Spirulina subsalsa PCC 9445 region GCGCAAAGTGGCTGTATATTGGGCAAAACTCCGCTCTAGCAAATCCTTCGCCTCATCCACCGAATGGGTTTGTAGGAGGTTTAACACCATGCCGTAAGTGGGGGTAAAGCGACTTACCAAGGGATCCGGCGTTTTCAAGGCTAAATTAGCCGCATCTTTGCTCCCCTCAAAAGGAGTCTGGACAGTCACCACATGACCCATTTCATCCATGCCCCGACGACCCGCCCGGCCGGCCATTTGCAGGAATTCTGAAGCGGTTAGGAGACGGTGGCCGTGATCGGTGCGTTTCGAGATGGTCGAAATCACCGTAGTCCGTGCAGGCATATTAATCCCGGCCGCGAGGGTTTCTGTGGCAAACACCACCTTAACCAACCCCTCTTGAAACAATTCCTCAATCAAGGCTTTCCAAGCCGGTAGAATGCCCGCATGGTGGGACGCAATACCTTTATACAGTGCCTCTAGTACCCCTTGTCGTCCCACCGCACTCTGTACCGAAGGATTGAGACTTAAAAAGGCTTCAATCCGTTCGTTGAGGAGGGTGGCCTCCTCTGGGGTAATGAGAATCAGGGGGCTGTCTTCCTCCTCAGATTGGCGTTTGACTCGGGGGAGGGTGAGGTCATAAACCCTCTGCATCGCTTGATCACAACCCCGACGACTAAAAATAAAGTAAATAGCGGGTAACATGTCCTGGGCATGGAGTTGCCGCACCACATCCACCACCGTAGGGCAATCTTCCCGTCTGACTCGTTGTTTCGGATTCCGTCGTCCTTTGCCTTTTAGCCGACTGTTGATCTGGGTTTTGGACTCATTTAAGAGGGGACAGAGGGCTTGTTGATTGCTGAAATAAAATTCTAAGGGGACGGGGCGGAAATTAGACTCAATTAACTCGGTTTTACCATGGACTTGAGAAATCCATTCCGCCAGTTGATCTGCATTGGCAATGGTGGCTGAGAGGGCGACTAATTGAATTTCGGGGGGAGCATAAATAATCGACTCTTCCCAGACGGTGCCCCGTTGGCTATCGTTCATGTAGTGACATTCATCTAACACAACGGTTTCCACCCCTTCTAGGGAGGTTCCCACCTGACCGATAGGAGTTCCGTAGAGCATATTGCGGAAAATTTCCGTGGTCATGACCAAAACCGGGGCATTGCGGTTAAAGGAAGCATCTCCGGTTAACAATCCTACGGACTGTTCCCCAAATTGATCCCGAAAGTCCCGAAATTTCTGATTTGATAAGGCTTTGAGGGGGGTGGTATAAAAGACCCGTTTCCCTCGGTGTAAGGCCCGATGGATGGCATATTCTCCGACTAAGGTTTTCCCGGAACCGGTTGGTACACTGACCACAACGGATTTATTGGCATCCAAGGCGGCGATCGCCTTTTTTTGAAAGGAGTCCAGTTGGAAGGGGAATAGAGTCGTGGGATCGAGATGATTAGAACTCAAGGAAATGCTCACGGAAAGTTGCTCAACAACTTTCTATTCTGACATTCTCTCAACGCTGACCACAAGGGGGACAGTGCGGGAGTTCTATGGGTGGGGTTTGGGGAAGGGGGAATGGGGAGCAGGGGAGCAGGGGAATAGTGAATAGCTAAAACTCTTTTATTTTAGGGAACAGGGAACAGGGAACAGGGGGGGAGAGGGGGGAGAGTTCCCGGACTCCCGATTCCCAATTCCCAACTCCCGATTCCCCTAATTTGCTAGAATTTAGCTCGGGTTCAGTCAATGGGACAGAAATAATGGATGCTCACGAGTTAGAAAAATGGCTCAATGATTTAGAATCGGATCGTGTTGAGCGGAAAGCATCTATTGCTGATGGAAAAAAAATCAGACAAGCTATTTGCGCCTTTGCCAATGATTTGCCTAACTCTAATCAACCGGGCATCCTTTTTATTGGAGTCAATGATGATGGAACTTGTGCAAACTTACCGATTACAGATGACCTACTTTTAAGCCTTTCTAGTATTCGGAATGAAGGTAAAATTCTACCCTTTCCGGTTTTACAGGTCAAAAAATATCACCTCAAGGGTTGTGACCTTGCCGTTATTATTGTAGAACCCTCCGATGCTCCTCCTGTAAGGTTTGAGGGACGGACTTGGATTCGAGTCGGTCCCAGACGAGCTATTGCAACACAGGAAGAAGAACGCCGCCTCACAGAAAAACGTCGCTTTCGTGATTTACCTTTTGACTTACAGCCCTTAGTCTCTGCCTCTCTTGAGGACTTAAACCTAGAAACTTTTACCCAAGATTATTTACAAGTAGCGATCGCTTTGGATATTTTAGAAGAAAATCAGCGTTCTATCACACAACAATTAGTCTCTTTAAGGTTTGCTACGCCAGAACCTAGTTTATCTCCAACTCGCTTAGGAGTGATGGTTGTTGGCAAAGATCCGAGGCAATTTATTCCGAGTTTTTACCTACAATTTATTCGTTTTGATGGTATGGATTTAACCGATCCTATTCAAGACCAACAGGAAATAACAGGTTCTTTGATGAGTTTACTAAGGAATATAGATCAAACCTTAAAAGTCAATATTTCCATTGCTTCTGACCCGATCACAGAACCTGTGGAAATTAAAAAACCAGATTATCCTATTGCCGCATTAAGACAATTGGTTAGCAACGCTATTCTACACCGTTCCTATGAAGCAACCAATGCTCCAATTAAAGTGTATTGGTTTAAAGATAGAATTGAGATATCTAATCCCGGGGGATTATTTGGTCAAGTCAATCGAGAAAACTTAGGTCAAGGGGTGACAGATTATCGCAATCCTCATTTAGCAGAAGCAATGAAAAATTTAGGCTATGTGCAACGGTTTGGCATTGGCATTCCAACGGCTCGTCAAGAATTAGCGAAAAATGGCAATCCCCCTCCAGAATTTATTTTAGACGATGCCCATACTTTAGTTATTGTGAGGTCTTCATTATGAACCCACCTATTATTGCTTTTTTCAATAATAAAGGGGGAGTGGGTAAAACTTCCTTGGTCTATCATCTAGCTTGGATGTATAGAGACTTAGGCCGCAAAGTTATCGCCGCAGATTTAGATCCTCAAGCGAATTTAACGGCCGCTTTTTTAGAGGAAGATCGCCTAGAACAAATTTGGGAAAATTCCCAAATGCCTAATAGTATTTTTCGCTGCATTCAACCTTTATTAAGAGGCATTGGGGATATTGCCCAGCCAGAATTAGAAACAATTGACCTAGACTTACATCTGTTAGTTGGAGATTTAACCCTATCGGGGTTTGAAGATGAATTATCGTCGCAATGGCCCGATTGTTTGGATGGGAAAGAAAGGGCTTTTCGTGTAATTTCTGCTTTCTGGAGATTGCTAAATCAATCAGCGATTCAACATCAGGCGGATCTCGTTTTAATGGATTTAGGCCCTAACTTGGGTGCAATTAATCGCGCTGCTTTGATTGCGGCGG contains the following coding sequences:
- a CDS encoding ATP-binding protein, with amino-acid sequence MDAHELEKWLNDLESDRVERKASIADGKKIRQAICAFANDLPNSNQPGILFIGVNDDGTCANLPITDDLLLSLSSIRNEGKILPFPVLQVKKYHLKGCDLAVIIVEPSDAPPVRFEGRTWIRVGPRRAIATQEEERRLTEKRRFRDLPFDLQPLVSASLEDLNLETFTQDYLQVAIALDILEENQRSITQQLVSLRFATPEPSLSPTRLGVMVVGKDPRQFIPSFYLQFIRFDGMDLTDPIQDQQEITGSLMSLLRNIDQTLKVNISIASDPITEPVEIKKPDYPIAALRQLVSNAILHRSYEATNAPIKVYWFKDRIEISNPGGLFGQVNRENLGQGVTDYRNPHLAEAMKNLGYVQRFGIGIPTARQELAKNGNPPPEFILDDAHTLVIVRSSL
- a CDS encoding DEAD/DEAH box helicase produces the protein MSISLSSNHLDPTTLFPFQLDSFQKKAIAALDANKSVVVSVPTGSGKTLVGEYAIHRALHRGKRVFYTTPLKALSNQKFRDFRDQFGEQSVGLLTGDASFNRNAPVLVMTTEIFRNMLYGTPIGQVGTSLEGVETVVLDECHYMNDSQRGTVWEESIIYAPPEIQLVALSATIANADQLAEWISQVHGKTELIESNFRPVPLEFYFSNQQALCPLLNESKTQINSRLKGKGRRNPKQRVRREDCPTVVDVVRQLHAQDMLPAIYFIFSRRGCDQAMQRVYDLTLPRVKRQSEEEDSPLILITPEEATLLNERIEAFLSLNPSVQSAVGRQGVLEALYKGIASHHAGILPAWKALIEELFQEGLVKVVFATETLAAGINMPARTTVISTISKRTDHGHRLLTASEFLQMAGRAGRRGMDEMGHVVTVQTPFEGSKDAANLALKTPDPLVSRFTPTYGMVLNLLQTHSVDEAKDLLERSFAQYTATLRLLPEQQAIAELTTELAKLDIELAPVTDQLLQEYGKLSERLREERRLLKTLQHQAEEIRSKEMARQLDHLGTGSIVYIKGKSTDSPLPAVLYAQAPGRGQAPYLICLGRDNRWYVLSYHDLIQVDGRCLSLSALDPLTPPPELPIKRGQHRKGDEVSAAVGELLPDHSPEVPEAPEVLEQAARLEAVQEQLKNHPLNQWGKPSKLIKRHQHRLDLRAALRSRQEAFKQHQTTHWREFTNLVKVLREFDALEQYKPTPLGQAAAAIRGDNELWLGLVLVSGYLDDLDPHHLAALAYVLISEPPRPDSWCNYLPNAPYLQVMDQLMPLRKHLIKCQHRYNVVLPVWLEQETALLSSVVERWALGIDWDELCDNTNFDQGDLVRMLRRTVDFLSQIPHVPGVSEGLQKNARRAIQLMERFPVQEMAGLMEE
- a CDS encoding ParA family protein: MNPPIIAFFNNKGGVGKTSLVYHLAWMYRDLGRKVIAADLDPQANLTAAFLEEDRLEQIWENSQMPNSIFRCIQPLLRGIGDIAQPELETIDLDLHLLVGDLTLSGFEDELSSQWPDCLDGKERAFRVISAFWRLLNQSAIQHQADLVLMDLGPNLGAINRAALIAADYIVIPLAPDLFSLQGLKNLGPTVKRWRGEWKDRFGRNSVPDLRLPPGKMQPIGYVILQHAIRFDRPVRAFERWMGRIPETYQSKVIQGQGEAAVSPGKDDHCLALLKHYQSLMPLAQEARKPMFHLKPADGAIGAHSRAVTGVYWDFKALADKIGDRTELPPIT